Proteins found in one Vallitalea guaymasensis genomic segment:
- a CDS encoding putative polysaccharide biosynthesis protein yields MTTQTKTFVKGAMILSLAGLIAKIFSALYRIPLAYLVGTEGIGYYTTVYPLYSLLVSASLVGIPNALSKLTSEKIAKEDYYNAHYIYKYSMIIISIFGAFISLFMVLGVDQIINMGDWPSESRYVIFGLAVSPIFISITGAFKGYFQGMQIMVPTAMTQIIENITKVVLGIGITYMLIQMNHSVPYSVGGAALGTSLGFLVSTLFIILYYIRKRKDINKQVMATARKKHIRFGEVAKKLIVIAIPITIVSAAYSIMNLIDSSTIYKRLGAIFIDKQQAVDMYGQMGNAFTIVNVPLTISLALMISIVPAVSVAVAKNNTADLVAKIKLAIRFALLLALPAAVGLFLLAEPIMELLYPTSAGYEYLMLYAVCLIFIILGQALAGILQGMGKYFFPLASLAISVVIKIIINYSLVASDLQLKGAIIGSICYYVVYVILNYLMIKRETKLKLNVIKIVIKPILSAGIMGLGVYVIYHGMYKLINSNTISTLLAIISGMIIYVIMLILTRTLQEEDFAFIPNNEKIIQKLKSMKLIK; encoded by the coding sequence ATGACTACACAAACGAAAACATTTGTAAAAGGGGCAATGATTCTTTCACTTGCAGGTTTGATCGCAAAGATATTCAGTGCTCTATATAGAATTCCTTTAGCTTACTTGGTTGGAACAGAAGGGATTGGCTATTATACTACTGTGTATCCATTATATTCATTATTGGTTTCGGCATCTTTAGTAGGAATACCCAATGCCCTATCAAAACTTACGTCAGAGAAAATAGCTAAGGAAGATTATTATAATGCACATTATATTTACAAATATTCAATGATAATAATTAGCATATTCGGTGCATTTATATCATTGTTCATGGTACTTGGTGTAGATCAGATTATTAATATGGGCGATTGGCCAAGTGAATCTAGATACGTAATATTTGGACTAGCTGTATCGCCAATATTTATATCTATCACAGGAGCTTTCAAAGGATATTTTCAAGGTATGCAGATAATGGTACCTACTGCTATGACTCAGATAATAGAAAATATAACAAAAGTGGTATTAGGTATAGGTATTACTTATATGTTAATACAAATGAATCATAGTGTACCATATTCGGTTGGCGGAGCTGCACTTGGAACATCCCTTGGATTTTTAGTATCCACATTATTTATTATCTTGTATTATATTAGGAAAAGAAAAGATATAAATAAACAAGTGATGGCAACAGCAAGGAAGAAGCATATAAGATTTGGTGAAGTTGCCAAAAAGCTCATTGTGATTGCTATACCTATTACAATTGTTTCGGCTGCGTATTCTATAATGAATTTAATAGATTCAAGCACCATATATAAAAGGTTGGGTGCAATATTTATTGACAAGCAACAAGCTGTTGATATGTATGGACAGATGGGTAATGCTTTTACCATAGTCAATGTACCTTTGACAATAAGTTTAGCTCTAATGATTAGTATTGTTCCTGCTGTATCAGTTGCTGTAGCTAAGAATAATACTGCTGATTTAGTAGCTAAGATAAAATTGGCAATCAGATTTGCTCTTTTACTTGCTTTACCAGCAGCAGTGGGTCTTTTTTTACTAGCTGAACCCATTATGGAATTATTATATCCAACTTCTGCAGGATATGAATATCTTATGTTGTATGCTGTCTGCTTAATATTTATAATCTTAGGACAGGCATTAGCAGGTATACTACAAGGAATGGGTAAATATTTTTTCCCATTAGCATCCCTTGCAATAAGTGTAGTTATAAAAATTATTATAAACTATTCTCTAGTAGCAAGTGATCTACAATTAAAAGGAGCAATCATAGGCTCAATATGCTATTATGTGGTATATGTCATATTGAATTATTTGATGATAAAGAGAGAAACTAAACTTAAACTTAATGTTATCAAGATAGTTATTAAACCCATACTATCAGCAGGAATTATGGGATTAGGTGTTTATGTAATTTATCATGGTATGTATAAGCTCATTAACAGTAATACAATATCAACTCTTCTAGCAATTATATCTGGAATGATAATATATGTAATTATGCTTATATTGACTAGAACTTTGCAGGAAGAAGATTTTGCATTTATCCCTAACAATGAAAAAATAATACAAAAACTAAAAAGTATGAAACTTATTAAATGA
- a CDS encoding Mini-ribonuclease 3, which produces MQDFIDYFKDSLDIKDVNPKQYSPLVLAYIGDSVYDLIIKSKVIAEGNSPVNRLHKKTSNYVKASAQAKMFREIEDILTEEEFNIYKRGRNAKSGTVPKNADLIDYRVATGFEALIGFLYLDNRFKRIIELIVRGVK; this is translated from the coding sequence ATGCAAGATTTTATTGACTACTTTAAAGATAGTCTTGATATAAAAGACGTAAATCCTAAGCAATATTCACCTTTAGTTCTTGCATATATTGGAGATAGTGTATATGATTTGATAATCAAATCAAAAGTTATAGCAGAGGGTAATTCACCTGTTAATAGACTCCATAAAAAAACAAGTAATTATGTAAAAGCGTCAGCTCAAGCAAAAATGTTTAGAGAAATCGAAGACATATTGACTGAGGAAGAATTTAACATATATAAAAGAGGAAGAAATGCTAAGTCGGGTACAGTACCCAAGAATGCTGATTTGATTGACTACAGAGTTGCAACTGGTTTTGAAGCATTGATTGGTTTTCTATATTTAGATAATAGATTCAAAAGAATCATTGAATTGATTGTTAGAGGAGTAAAATAA
- the cysS gene encoding cysteine--tRNA ligase — protein sequence MKLYNTLTNKKETFESIEKGKVRMYVCGPTVYNYIHIGNARPLIVFDTVRKYFEYKNYDVIYVSNFTDIDDKIIKKANEEGVDYSEISSKYMKEFLIDSEGLNVKPATIYPKATEEIDDMVKMIEQLIEKGYAYEVNGSVYFETKKFKPYGKLSNKNQEDLEAGARIAVDTEKRNPMDFVLWKPKKEGEPAWKSPWGEGRPGWHIECSVMAKKYLGDSIDIHAGGEDLVFPHHENEIAQSEAVNDKQFSKYWMHNRFVNVDNKKMSKSLGNFFTVREIVDDFSYDVVRFFMLNVHYRSPINFSRDLMQAAANGLERIQTSRDNLEHLLKNAQADDYNEKELIFNEQKELEKYKIKFETAMEDDFNTADAISAIFELVKFANKNTDSDSSRKFIQDIIILIDELCGILGIVSKKKEILLDEEINDLIEKRQQARKDRDFALADKIRDDLKDKGIILEDTREGVRWHRG from the coding sequence ATGAAATTATATAATACTTTAACTAACAAAAAAGAGACATTTGAATCAATCGAGAAAGGCAAGGTAAGAATGTATGTTTGTGGTCCAACAGTATATAACTATATTCATATAGGAAATGCTAGACCATTGATAGTGTTTGATACGGTCAGAAAATATTTTGAGTATAAAAATTATGATGTTATCTACGTTTCCAATTTTACTGATATAGATGATAAAATAATCAAGAAAGCCAATGAAGAAGGGGTAGATTATAGCGAGATATCAAGTAAGTATATGAAAGAATTCTTAATTGATTCTGAGGGATTGAATGTTAAACCAGCTACTATTTATCCAAAAGCAACTGAAGAAATAGATGACATGGTCAAGATGATTGAGCAGCTAATTGAAAAAGGTTATGCTTACGAGGTTAATGGCAGTGTCTATTTTGAAACAAAAAAATTCAAACCATATGGTAAGCTATCCAATAAGAATCAAGAGGACTTGGAAGCAGGAGCTAGGATTGCTGTTGATACAGAAAAGAGAAATCCAATGGACTTTGTTTTATGGAAGCCAAAGAAAGAAGGAGAGCCTGCATGGAAATCACCTTGGGGTGAAGGTAGACCTGGATGGCACATAGAGTGTTCAGTAATGGCTAAAAAATATCTTGGAGACAGTATAGATATTCATGCTGGTGGAGAAGACCTTGTTTTCCCACACCATGAAAATGAAATAGCACAAAGTGAAGCTGTTAATGATAAGCAATTCTCTAAATACTGGATGCACAACAGATTTGTCAATGTAGATAATAAGAAGATGTCAAAATCTCTAGGTAATTTCTTCACAGTTAGAGAAATAGTTGATGATTTTTCATATGATGTGGTAAGATTCTTTATGCTGAACGTCCATTATAGAAGTCCTATCAATTTCAGTAGGGATCTAATGCAAGCTGCAGCTAACGGACTTGAAAGAATTCAAACAAGTAGAGATAATCTAGAGCATTTATTAAAGAATGCCCAAGCAGACGATTATAATGAAAAAGAATTAATATTTAATGAACAAAAAGAATTGGAAAAATATAAAATAAAATTTGAAACTGCTATGGAGGATGACTTCAATACTGCAGATGCTATATCAGCTATATTCGAATTAGTCAAATTCGCTAATAAGAATACTGATTCAGATTCTTCTAGAAAATTTATTCAAGATATTATTATACTAATTGATGAACTATGTGGTATACTAGGAATAGTAAGTAAGAAAAAGGAAATTTTACTAGATGAGGAAATAAATGATCTAATTGAAAAGAGACAACAAGCACGTAAAGATAGAGATTTCGCATTAGCGGATAAAATAAGAGATGATTTAAAAGACAAAGGTATTATCCTTGAAGACACACGTGAAGGTGTACGTTGGCATAGAGGATAA
- the epsC gene encoding serine O-acetyltransferase EpsC, producing MGLIKYIKEEINVIKDRDPAIKSTSEVFLYGSFKAIMSYRLANSLFRKKHYFLARWVSQRAARKTGIEIHPGATIGKNLFIDHGHGVVIGETCEIGDNVTIYQGVTLGGTGKEHGKRHPTIGNNVMISAGAKVLGSFTIGDNCRIGAGSVVLNEVPPNCTVVGIPARVVRRNNEKVSPCDTLDQTHLPDPVRMEMCKLLTRIERLEQKVASIPPEDYFKLFNREKFSR from the coding sequence ATGGGATTGATAAAATATATCAAAGAAGAGATAAATGTAATTAAAGATAGAGACCCGGCTATAAAATCTACATCAGAAGTATTCCTTTATGGTAGTTTCAAAGCGATAATGAGTTACAGATTAGCTAATTCACTATTTAGAAAAAAACACTATTTCTTAGCTAGATGGGTTTCTCAAAGAGCGGCAAGAAAAACGGGAATAGAAATTCACCCGGGAGCCACAATTGGAAAAAATCTATTCATAGACCATGGACATGGAGTGGTCATAGGTGAAACTTGTGAGATTGGTGATAATGTGACAATATATCAAGGAGTTACACTAGGTGGAACAGGAAAAGAACATGGAAAGAGACATCCAACCATTGGGAACAATGTTATGATAAGTGCTGGGGCTAAGGTATTAGGTTCATTCACAATTGGTGACAACTGTAGAATAGGAGCAGGGTCAGTTGTACTTAATGAAGTGCCGCCTAACTGTACAGTTGTTGGTATACCTGCAAGGGTTGTTCGCAGAAACAATGAAAAAGTATCTCCATGTGATACTCTGGACCAAACACATCTGCCAGACCCTGTTAGAATGGAAATGTGCAAATTGTTAACAAGAATAGAACGATTAGAACAAAAGGTAGCATCAATACCACCTGAAGATTACTTCAAATTATTTAACCGTGAAAAATTTAGCAGATAA
- a CDS encoding helix-turn-helix domain-containing protein — protein sequence MEQKSVAPALTRGLTILEIVAREGAIGFNELKEKMDLHATTVNRLIKVLMDKEYLAKDQNNKYTLGIKFLNLSNQETFWNKIIQKLHNSMKEINEKYGITVLLTSLDKDKATVIYKIIESSNLGMLEVGNTHYDLMNFPWGILYIAEQDKEKQEELIKKSYADPSRNMNVVDRKDIDKLIVEADIEKHVDDKGWFFNGRRFAVPIFLSNGKLIGALCSGSNKENLKDISIEDVINDMKKAVEGL from the coding sequence ATGGAACAAAAGAGTGTAGCTCCAGCATTGACAAGAGGTTTAACCATACTTGAAATAGTAGCAAGAGAAGGAGCCATAGGATTTAATGAGCTAAAGGAAAAGATGGATTTACATGCTACTACAGTCAATCGGCTTATAAAAGTCTTGATGGACAAGGAATATCTTGCTAAAGACCAAAATAATAAATATACCCTTGGTATAAAGTTTTTAAATCTATCCAACCAAGAAACTTTTTGGAATAAAATAATACAAAAATTGCATAATAGTATGAAAGAGATAAATGAAAAGTATGGTATAACTGTATTGTTGACATCATTGGACAAAGATAAAGCCACCGTAATCTATAAGATAATTGAGTCCTCCAATCTAGGTATGCTTGAAGTTGGAAATACCCATTATGACTTGATGAATTTTCCATGGGGAATTTTATATATAGCTGAGCAGGATAAAGAAAAACAAGAAGAATTAATTAAAAAGTCATATGCTGATCCATCTCGTAATATGAATGTAGTTGATAGAAAAGATATTGACAAATTAATTGTTGAGGCTGATATAGAAAAACATGTGGATGATAAAGGCTGGTTTTTTAATGGCAGGAGATTTGCTGTCCCTATTTTCTTGTCAAACGGCAAATTGATAGGCGCACTATGCTCTGGTTCAAATAAAGAAAATCTTAAGGATATCTCTATTGAAGATGTAATCAATGATATGAAAAAAGCGGTAGAAGGTTTATAA
- a CDS encoding sulfatase-like hydrolase/transferase, producing the protein MKRKPNILFIFSDQQRWDTVGCYGQPLDITPNLDDLAKDGVRIENAFTCQPVCGPARACLQTGKYATETGCYRNAIALPLDANTVPRYLSQAGYEVGYVGKWHLASTGYDSNEDIGEVCNYETTAIPPERRGGYKDYWVAADVLEYTSHGYDGYMFKDMEKVEFKGYRVDATTDFVLDYLDGYTGEKPFFLFTSYIEPHHQNDRNRYEGPDGSKERFKDYVPPKDLVCNTEKGDWEENYPDYLGCCASLDENVGRIRKKLRELGLEEDTLIIYTSDHGSHFRTRNKEYKRSCHESAIRVPMILNGPGFRGGKVVKELVSLIDLPATILNSAGVEQPEDMQGYPIQEVVDGKEVKWQQEVFLQISESQLGRAIRTDKWKYCVTAPDKSGGMDSHSDTYVETFLYDLEKDPCELTNLVKDPAYVKVREELASRLIKRMKEAKEEEPVILSAK; encoded by the coding sequence ATGAAGAGAAAACCAAATATTTTATTCATATTTTCAGATCAACAGAGATGGGATACAGTTGGGTGTTATGGACAGCCGTTAGATATAACCCCTAATCTGGATGATTTAGCTAAGGATGGAGTAAGAATAGAAAATGCCTTTACCTGTCAACCTGTTTGTGGTCCTGCAAGAGCATGTTTGCAAACTGGTAAATATGCTACAGAGACTGGTTGCTATCGTAACGCAATTGCTTTACCATTAGATGCAAATACAGTTCCTAGATACTTATCACAAGCTGGTTATGAAGTGGGATATGTAGGTAAGTGGCATTTGGCTTCCACAGGATATGATTCCAATGAAGACATTGGTGAGGTGTGTAATTATGAAACAACAGCTATCCCTCCAGAAAGAAGAGGGGGATATAAAGACTATTGGGTAGCAGCAGATGTACTAGAATATACTTCCCACGGTTATGACGGCTATATGTTCAAAGATATGGAAAAAGTAGAGTTCAAAGGCTATAGAGTAGATGCTACAACAGATTTTGTACTTGACTATTTGGATGGTTATACTGGAGAAAAACCATTTTTCTTATTTACATCATACATTGAACCACATCATCAGAATGATCGTAACCGATATGAAGGTCCTGATGGGTCAAAAGAAAGATTTAAAGATTATGTACCACCAAAAGACTTGGTTTGTAATACTGAAAAAGGTGATTGGGAAGAAAATTATCCAGATTATCTAGGGTGCTGTGCAAGTCTTGATGAGAATGTAGGAAGAATAAGAAAGAAATTAAGAGAATTAGGATTGGAAGAAGATACTCTTATTATTTATACCAGTGACCATGGTTCACATTTTAGAACAAGAAACAAGGAATATAAACGAAGTTGTCATGAAAGTGCAATAAGGGTTCCAATGATTCTTAATGGACCAGGGTTCAGAGGTGGAAAAGTCGTTAAAGAACTGGTTAGCTTAATTGACCTGCCAGCTACAATCCTTAATAGTGCAGGAGTTGAGCAACCTGAGGATATGCAAGGATACCCAATTCAAGAAGTAGTTGATGGGAAAGAGGTCAAGTGGCAGCAAGAAGTGTTTTTACAGATTAGCGAGAGTCAATTGGGCAGAGCAATAAGGACAGACAAATGGAAATATTGTGTTACTGCACCAGATAAATCAGGAGGAATGGATTCCCATAGTGATACATACGTTGAAACTTTTTTATATGATTTGGAAAAAGACCCATGTGAATTAACCAATCTTGTTAAAGACCCTGCTTATGTTAAAGTCAGAGAAGAATTGGCTAGTAGATTGATTAAGAGGATGAAAGAGGCTAAGGAAGAAGAACCAGTAATTTTATCTGCAAAATAA
- a CDS encoding acetate--CoA ligase family protein produces MNISVESMSIINNIFDNAYENGRKTLYEHEVYMILKSIGLDVPKFVFVKNSDELTEKMLEKFGRDIVVKIVSSDISHKQKLGGVKVVKNHETLYVGYVLDKMRKEVLSHFEQEPNIEGFLIVEFIPHTQSIGYEVLIGSKDDSSFGPVITFTKGGDDAEFFAKYYDPANLFLPPFRYNKALELVNDLNICHKFKDIGHEEYLELMAKAASLISSFAFHYSNASKEKTKYIVKALDINPFVITKDNRFIAVDGFAQFEKVEDNKEVMKEANVRNIEPFFNPKGIAVIGVSANPDKHSMGREIAKLLHDLGREDIYFVNIKGGKTVIGDKEYQLYKSIDEIPVETELAVYVAKAKYVFSFFEEMKTNIPKSVVLIPGIPSDMKYEQFKENLSKVMPEDVRVIGPNCMGVFYGDDENNPGVNTLFIDEERLELNTCEDSNTVFLTQSGGMALTLIDKFSHLKIFKSVVSFGNKYDVKIVDLIKYFAPKEDISNIALYVEGFDQGEGRKFYELAKDIDKPIIIYKSGKTDAGAKAAASHTAAMTGDYDVFKAVCEQAGVILIDDIKTYYDCIKAFSLLADKKVKGRKVAGVVNAGFEATIAADELGNLELATLSEETNEKLKQLNYHGLIDTSSSIIDVTPMTEDVLYAKYIEAIIQDDAVDAMFVSIVPHANDLRALPNACYDDDSLANTLVRLVKKYNKPITVSVNAGKFYREFVSIMEEGKVAVYDDIRSSVKALDTFVSYNTGIKK; encoded by the coding sequence ATGAATATTTCAGTAGAATCAATGAGCATAATCAACAATATATTTGATAATGCTTATGAAAATGGAAGAAAGACTCTATACGAACATGAAGTTTATATGATTTTAAAGAGCATAGGACTTGATGTTCCAAAATTCGTATTCGTAAAGAATTCAGATGAATTGACTGAAAAGATGTTAGAAAAATTCGGTCGTGATATTGTAGTTAAAATTGTTTCATCAGATATTTCCCATAAACAAAAATTAGGTGGGGTAAAAGTAGTAAAGAATCATGAAACATTATATGTAGGTTATGTATTGGATAAAATGCGCAAAGAAGTTCTTTCGCATTTTGAACAAGAACCAAATATCGAAGGCTTCCTAATTGTAGAATTCATTCCTCATACACAAAGTATAGGATATGAAGTACTTATTGGTTCAAAAGACGATTCATCATTCGGTCCAGTAATAACATTTACAAAAGGTGGAGATGATGCAGAATTTTTTGCTAAATATTATGATCCTGCTAATCTATTCCTTCCTCCTTTCAGGTATAATAAAGCCTTAGAACTTGTTAATGATTTGAACATTTGTCATAAATTCAAGGATATCGGTCATGAAGAATATCTTGAGCTAATGGCAAAAGCAGCAAGTTTGATAAGTTCATTCGCTTTTCACTATTCAAATGCTAGCAAAGAGAAGACTAAGTATATTGTGAAAGCTCTTGACATTAATCCATTTGTAATAACAAAAGACAACAGATTCATTGCTGTAGATGGATTTGCACAATTTGAAAAAGTGGAAGACAATAAAGAAGTAATGAAAGAAGCTAATGTGAGAAATATAGAACCATTCTTTAATCCAAAGGGAATAGCTGTTATTGGTGTTTCCGCAAATCCGGATAAACATAGTATGGGAAGAGAGATAGCAAAACTCTTGCATGACCTTGGTAGAGAAGATATATATTTCGTTAATATAAAAGGTGGAAAAACCGTTATTGGTGATAAAGAATATCAGCTATATAAAAGTATAGATGAAATACCAGTTGAAACTGAATTAGCTGTTTATGTAGCTAAAGCAAAATATGTGTTCTCATTCTTTGAAGAAATGAAAACCAATATACCAAAATCAGTAGTACTCATTCCAGGTATTCCTTCTGATATGAAGTATGAGCAGTTCAAGGAAAATTTGTCAAAAGTAATGCCGGAAGATGTGAGGGTCATTGGACCAAACTGTATGGGTGTTTTCTATGGAGATGATGAAAATAATCCAGGAGTGAATACATTATTCATTGATGAAGAAAGATTGGAATTGAATACATGTGAAGATAGTAATACTGTATTCTTGACTCAAAGCGGTGGTATGGCTCTTACCCTTATTGATAAATTCAGTCATTTGAAAATATTCAAATCAGTAGTCAGTTTCGGTAATAAATATGATGTCAAGATTGTTGATCTAATTAAGTATTTTGCTCCAAAAGAAGATATCAGTAATATAGCCCTTTATGTTGAAGGTTTTGACCAAGGGGAAGGTAGAAAATTCTATGAATTAGCAAAAGACATAGATAAACCAATTATCATATATAAATCTGGTAAAACAGATGCAGGAGCTAAGGCAGCAGCTTCCCACACTGCAGCTATGACAGGTGATTATGACGTGTTTAAGGCTGTATGTGAGCAAGCAGGAGTCATTCTCATTGATGATATTAAAACATATTATGATTGTATAAAAGCCTTTTCTCTACTTGCTGACAAAAAGGTAAAAGGAAGAAAAGTAGCAGGTGTGGTTAACGCAGGTTTTGAAGCTACTATAGCAGCTGATGAATTAGGTAACTTGGAGTTAGCAACTCTCAGTGAAGAAACTAATGAAAAATTAAAGCAGCTTAACTATCATGGACTTATAGATACATCTTCTTCAATAATCGATGTAACTCCAATGACTGAAGATGTTCTATATGCTAAATATATAGAGGCTATAATTCAGGATGATGCTGTAGATGCTATGTTCGTAAGTATTGTACCACATGCAAATGATCTGAGAGCTTTACCTAACGCATGTTATGATGATGACAGTTTAGCTAATACGCTTGTAAGGTTAGTTAAAAAATATAATAAACCTATTACAGTCTCTGTTAATGCTGGTAAGTTTTATCGTGAATTCGTATCAATCATGGAAGAAGGTAAAGTAGCTGTATACGATGATATAAGATCATCAGTAAAAGCTTTGGATACTTTTGTATCTTATAATACAGGAATCAAAAAATAA
- a CDS encoding DUF134 domain-containing protein — protein MPRPKKCRKVDFFPEYTYFKPRGRSDQQLEEVILNIEELEAMRLKDIEKLNQEKCAEKMHVSRQTFQNIIDSARQKVTKALTSGMAINITGGIYCTKKCKVICKDCNHEYEFDFTKSAQCPKCKSTNIYCKKKQQICNRINK, from the coding sequence ATGCCAAGACCAAAAAAGTGTAGAAAAGTGGACTTTTTTCCTGAGTATACCTATTTTAAGCCTAGAGGCAGATCTGACCAGCAGTTGGAAGAAGTTATTCTGAATATAGAAGAATTAGAGGCCATGAGACTGAAGGATATCGAGAAATTAAATCAAGAGAAATGTGCAGAAAAAATGCATGTCTCAAGACAAACTTTCCAAAATATTATTGATAGTGCTAGGCAAAAAGTTACTAAAGCTTTGACTAGCGGTATGGCAATAAATATTACAGGAGGCATTTACTGCACTAAAAAATGTAAAGTGATCTGTAAAGATTGTAATCATGAATATGAGTTTGACTTTACAAAATCAGCTCAATGCCCTAAATGTAAATCAACCAACATATATTGTAAAAAGAAGCAACAAATATGTAACAGAATAAACAAATAG
- a CDS encoding Mrp/NBP35 family ATP-binding protein has product MASCDTCASNGNCSDSKKENCMVENNPINNVKNIIGVMSGKGGVGKSTVSVMLANDLVRKGYKVGLLDADITGPSIPRLLGLQDKRAAVLETGILPVIAENGLKVMSLNFLIDEENTPVIWRGPIISGTVKQFWTDVLWEDLDYLVVDLPPGTGDVALTVMQVMPITGVVMVSVPHDMVSMIVEKAINMTKKMDVDVIGVIENMSYIKCPDCGKTIKMFEGNTEEFLDKMGIKLLGELPMTKEIARDGINKSDEIAKMFEKITDGIIKE; this is encoded by the coding sequence GTGGCATCATGTGATACATGTGCATCAAATGGTAATTGCAGTGATAGCAAGAAAGAAAATTGTATGGTAGAAAATAATCCTATTAATAATGTTAAAAATATTATAGGAGTCATGAGTGGAAAAGGTGGAGTAGGTAAATCTACAGTATCTGTAATGCTTGCTAACGACTTGGTTAGAAAAGGATATAAAGTAGGATTGTTAGATGCAGATATAACTGGACCAAGTATCCCAAGATTATTAGGTCTACAAGATAAAAGAGCAGCAGTACTTGAGACAGGTATTTTACCAGTTATTGCTGAAAATGGATTAAAAGTTATGTCACTCAACTTCTTGATTGATGAAGAAAATACACCTGTTATCTGGAGAGGTCCAATCATCTCTGGAACAGTAAAACAATTTTGGACAGACGTACTATGGGAAGACTTGGATTATCTAGTAGTTGACTTGCCACCAGGAACTGGTGATGTAGCACTTACAGTTATGCAGGTAATGCCTATCACTGGAGTAGTAATGGTTTCTGTACCTCATGATATGGTATCTATGATTGTAGAAAAAGCTATCAACATGACTAAGAAAATGGACGTAGATGTTATTGGCGTCATTGAAAACATGAGCTATATCAAATGTCCAGATTGTGGCAAAACTATTAAAATGTTTGAAGGTAATACAGAGGAATTCTTAGATAAAATGGGTATTAAATTATTAGGTGAACTACCAATGACTAAGGAAATTGCAAGAGATGGTATTAATAAGTCAGATGAAATAGCTAAGATGTTCGAAAAAATAACTGATGGAATAATTAAAGAATAA
- a CDS encoding TetR/AcrR family transcriptional regulator, with protein MRVDELYTDEKLDKRDMTRNRIVNASLELFLSDGFRDTTMARIAKESGISRKTLYEYFKSKEEITTIIDMCLIREYNRIMEEAMPKLCGNGYNKLKQYFSIIDNNIDNFKDTIMFTGIYDYNVKTNEINSSLRDEFYDTIKQATGYLTEILKQGIEDGSIKDYIDPHLTANTIGDSWLSLAQRVFRRHKSLDMSEEECRKMITLQLSLFLEGLKA; from the coding sequence ATGAGAGTTGATGAGTTATACACCGATGAAAAATTAGATAAAAGAGATATGACAAGAAATAGAATAGTAAATGCATCACTAGAATTATTTTTAAGTGATGGTTTTAGAGATACAACTATGGCTAGGATAGCTAAGGAATCAGGCATAAGCAGAAAAACCTTATATGAGTATTTTAAAAGTAAAGAAGAGATTACAACTATAATTGATATGTGTCTAATTAGAGAGTATAATAGGATAATGGAAGAAGCAATGCCGAAATTATGTGGTAATGGTTATAATAAGTTGAAACAATATTTTAGTATCATAGATAATAACATTGATAATTTTAAAGATACAATTATGTTTACAGGTATATATGACTACAATGTAAAAACTAATGAAATTAATTCATCCCTAAGAGATGAGTTCTATGACACTATTAAACAAGCAACAGGGTATTTAACTGAAATATTGAAACAAGGTATTGAAGACGGGTCAATAAAAGATTATATAGACCCTCATTTGACAGCTAACACCATAGGAGATTCTTGGTTAAGCCTAGCCCAAAGAGTATTCAGAAGACATAAAAGCCTGGACATGTCCGAAGAAGAATGCAGAAAAATGATTACTCTCCAATTATCCTTGTTTTTAGAAGGGTTGAAGGCATAA